The window ACGAACTTGATGTAGGTGCCGAGGCGCAGGAAGCCGATGGCGACGAGCATCAGGCCGGAGAGGATGGTGGCGATCAGCAAGCCGTCCATGCCGTGGGTCTGGACGGTGGTTGCGACGAGCACGATGAAGGCGCCGGCCGGACCGCCGATCTGGAACCGGCTGCCGCCGAGGAGCGAGACGAAGAAGCCGCCGACGATCGCCGTATAGAGCCCCTGCGCCGGGCTGGCGCCGGAGGCGATGGCGATCGCCATCGACAGCGGCAGGGCGACGATGGCGACGGTCAGCCCGGCGACGGCGTCGGCCTTCAGGCGGGCAAGGCCATAGCCTTCCTTCAGGGCCGTGATGAGTTTCGGGGTGAACAGCTCCTGGAAGCTCGGGCCGGCAGGGGTCGCGCGGGTGATGTCTGCGTTGCTCACGACTGTCCCTCCCGCGGTGCGGGTTCCTTCAGGCGCACGCCGCGGCCGCCGGACGGGCTTTCCGCGCCGTCGCCGATCAATTCGATGCCGGAAGCCTCCAGCGCCTCCACCACCTTGACCAGAGTGTCGACGACGCCCCGGACATGGCCGTTCGAGGCTTCCATGCGCTGGATGGTGGGAAGGGAGACGCCGGCGCGGGCGGCGAGCGTCTTCTGGTCGATGCCGAGAAGGGCGCGCGCGGCGCGCATCTGTGCGGCGGTTATCATTTTCAGGTGCTCACGGGAAAAATTTTATAATGCCCATATATCAAATAAGAATTGATGTTTCAAACATGAATATTAGTCAATTTTGAGTGATAGGTGGCGGTCGACACTGCATCATCGTCGGTGCCTGTTGTCCGGGGCGCCCAACCGCAAGCTTGCTCACGATGCTCGAGTTCCCGTCGCCTCACCCTCTCCCGTCACCCCGGGCGGAGCGAAGCGGAGACCCGGGGCCCAATGCCCGCCGCGACACGGTAGCCCGGTGCGGGTCCTGATCCGGAGTCCGCCAAGGCATCGTTCTACGAACCGACGGCATACCGTGTCGCGGCGGGCATTAGGCCCCGGCTCGGGGTGT of the Rhodobium gokarnense genome contains:
- a CDS encoding helix-turn-helix domain-containing protein — translated: MITAAQMRAARALLGIDQKTLAARAGVSLPTIQRMEASNGHVRGVVDTLVKVVEALEASGIELIGDGAESPSGGRGVRLKEPAPREGQS